From the Motacilla alba alba isolate MOTALB_02 chromosome 1, Motacilla_alba_V1.0_pri, whole genome shotgun sequence genome, the window GGGCGGAGCCCGCCCGCCGGCGCCCGCTGATGACGCCCGGCGGGGGTCGGAGCGGGAAGGGGCGGCCCGCGTTCTCCGCTTCCCCATTCCCCGCGTCCCTCGCCGGCGCCGCGGGGCGAGGATGAGGCTGAAGCTGCTCGgtgcgggcggcgggcggctgGGCTCGCTGGCGGGGCtgggccgcggcggggccggcacGCTGGCGCtgcccggctgcctgctgtacaCGCGGACTGGCGCGGCGCCGCACCTCACCCACGACACGCTGCGGGAGGTGCGCGGCGTGCCCGGCGTGGCGCACATCGCCCTGCCCGCCCTGTGAGTACCGCGCCCGGGCCGGGGGCCCCTGCTTGCCCATCCGAGGGAGGTGCAGGGCGGGGTAGGAAGGGTGAGGGGAAGGGAGCTGGAGGGCTGAGTGATTTTTAGCGTGTTTAGGCCAAACGCATAGTGGTGACTTCACAGTCATCTTCCTGAGGTGGGTAGCAGGGCtagggaggtgattctgcccctctgctttaCTAACACCCCACCgggagtgctgcatccagcactGGAGCCAGCACCGTGAGAAGGATGGGGGCCTGTTAGACCAGGTCCTTTGGAGCACCAcaaagatgctcagagggctggagcatcgTTCCTGTAACAATGGCAGAGAGATTCgagggtgttcagcctggagaagagaagggtcCAGGGAGACCTTTTACCAGGCTTCTGGTACCTAAAGGGGGATTATAGGACAGATGGGGACAGATTTTTAACAGAGCCTGTTGTGGTAGGATTAGTAGTAATGGGTTTAAACTGTAAGAGGGTATCTCTTGtaatgagggtggtgaaacactggaccaggttgcccagagaggtggtaggTACtctgaaggaacccgtgggtttcgggctgtaaatcccccggctagcttgggatttacgcccgcacggatcctacatggacgaagtaaaggacgagaagcgctctttctccacgtggttctgatgtcctgtttattagctggaaggggacatctgcatcgtagggtttccaggtgaagaagagagagcGAACGcccaactcaagggacatttatacccgcggaatgggaggcggggacagaaggccacaccagtggggaggggcgaagggaggggcttcaagggacaagaccACAGGTACAAGACCTCAGGTGAATCTGAGGGATACGCCATctgagaaaaggggggaaacatttgtataacacaacacccagtgcagcatccaaataacaatctagtgcatcacaacagtaCTCCATACCTGAAGATATTTAATGTAAAACTGGAGCAGCAAGTAACTCTCAAAACTAGTTAAGTTGCAACTGAAAGGAAAGATTAACATGGTAAAGCTTGTGCAGTTGTTGAGTGATGTGTACACATTAGCGATGCTCCCCAAAAAGTCACAGTATAGCTTCATGCTCTCCATCAAGTCAGTGGTCCCTGGTCGGTGCACGTGAAAGCTTTACATTTTTGCCACAGAATTATAAGCGCCCCAGGTTGTGAGCTGTGATTCTAGAGCTCTGTGACTCTGGCATTTCATTCCATCTGTCCCTGCTTCACTGCCTGACAGCTGGATGGCAAATACCAGCTCAGTGTCAGACAAAGCATAAgtatggggaaaaaagccttAGTTATGAAACCACCAATCTCTCTAGACAGTTGTCTGCTTAGTTAATGTGTTCCTATATCTGGATTGCAGGGCAGAAATTCATGATGTCCTGGAAGAGTTTAAAGAAGGAGCTGCAAAATTTATGGGTAAAGTACAAGTATTTGCTTGTATATCTGAGACATGATGCAGGTGGATCCCACTAGAGCATGTTCAGGTAGTATAGTAGGCAGAAATATGTAGGCTTTGCACATTTAGGGATTTTCTCACTCAAAGTGGCACTAAGGAAGACTTAAAATTGTATGTTGTCACTAGTATGGCCAAAAATCCTTCGATCAGGCTACAGAGTGATAATGTGTCTGTAATTTCTATAAATTGCAGACAGTTGTTTGTGTATGGAATCTAGCatattttgcaaggaaaaaaaagagttgccTGCTATTGCCTACTatgcttgttttgtttgttttagttttttaaaaagcacatgaaaattTGGGACTTGCATTTCATGatgtataaaaaaaattatggtttgTCTTTTCAAAGGAAGTTTGCACCCGAATTTCAATAAATCACACCTGTTTGGAGCAATTTACTCCttcaagaaaaatttaaaaatgtctttgtcTGGAACTTTCTGGAGGCTTTACCAGTTTCAGTGACTATCTCTGAAGAGAGCATGGAGACACACTGTCCAGCTCTCTGACATTTGAAACCTCCAGCAGGGATGATAAATTTCTCATTTGTGTAGTTGATATGTTCTCTAACTCTTCTATTCTCACtcttgtgagggtggtgagccACTCAAGTTGCTCAAAGAAGTTGTGActatcccatccctggaaatgttcaaggccaggttggatagggctttgagcaacatggtctagtagaaggtgtccctgcccatgaggcatgatctctaaggtcccttccaaggcaaaccattctatgattctacctTGTCCTTCCTTAAAAGTTCTAGGTTTGGGATTGTTGCTAGTTTGGATTGTGTCAGGTGTCTCCAACGTATCAGTTTTCAGTTGAGTGGCCAAGCGAGTCGGCTGTTGGGTCTGGAAAATTTTAATAGGTGGAGTATTAATCAAGAAGTAACAAATAAATCCCAAAGCAGCTATGTAGGCTGCAGAACCAAAGAGGGTTGTTTCATgctttgtcctgctgctgcactctTCTCCAGGCAGTTAGTAAAGCTGAGGAAGAAGTCTGTCTTCTTTGGTGCTGACAGATAGATGAACAGTATCTTCTTTGTCAGAATGGATGTATTTGTGTGGGGGACAATACCCCGTTCCTTTTCGCAGATCTGCAAGCCACATCTTTGCCTTAGCTTTGCTTTGGTTCATGAAACTCTGCTCTGgatctgtctctctcttttcaggTATGCCAGATGCTGTGCTCTACTGCTCCCTTCATGACCCAGTCACTTCCTGCCCCTCTGGCTACAACACTAACAAGGTACAGTAGCTATGAAGACTTGAAAGGCTTCACCTAAAGTTCCCAAAAGAAATCTGCCAATCCTCTCTTCATCTTTGTTGGTGTGCTCAGATAGCCATAAGATTagcaaaataaatctttgcACAAAGAGGATTGTCTTTTACATGCTCATACCTCCAACTAAATGAAGCTGTACATGTTCTTACTTGGCAGCATGTTTCCTGAATGGTTCCTGAGCAGTTAAGTGGCAATTCAGGTAGAAAGGAGAGCTCTGGACTACCATGCTGTTGTGGTTTAAATggcagtaaaagaaaatacctGTGTTTTGGCATATTTGCTGTACAGGCTTGTGCTTATGCCACTGATAAGCAGTAAATCTGAACCCCTGTATGTGTATTTACATACAGCCTGCTACAGGCCCACAAAGGGGAAGGACATCAGCATTTTTGCAGGATGGTGGCTCAGCAATCCAGGGGTGCATAGTTGCAGACATTTGCATATTCCACCCCACAGGCACACACGCTGCTGTGAAATCCACACACTGCCTGctgcctgacacagcttcatgctgAAGCTCCTGGCACCTGCTCAGATACATCAGTCCCAAGGGCTGTTTGGGTATGGCCACTTTTGGTGAAAGGTCACTGAGTGATGGAGGATAACTCCTGCCAGACAGCTATCAATGTATATTCCTTGCTGCTGGGATCCAGGCTGAGtcctgtctctctgcagggcaggaattACCTGAAGCTTGTCTCACTGTTGTGCAGCTTTGAGGTGAGAGCAGCAGTCTAAACCTGGGTGTTGGGAGTGTGATTcagaagtttttttgtttttttaaatacgCTGGTCAAGATATCTGTCACCTTGTTGTAAGGCCTTCCACAGCTGGATCTATGCtgacaaatatttataaaagctttttgaaaGCAAAGGGACAGAAAGCTCTGTGCCAGAAAGCCTGGCACTGGCTGGATTTAAATAATCACAGGATAATGCTCAGCTCTCTAAGCTGCATggctattttatttattaaagcagcttttttcctctcttttcctctcgAGAACAGAATGAAGGTAACTAGATGTGATTACACTCTGCCCTTTGGCTCAGACAGCTCTGAGTTTCCTCTGCATGCCTTCACCAGCTGTTCCTTGATGCTCTCATAGTAAGAGGCAGTGGGTACTGTCTGAACAacatgctgctgcagaaaaacacacagctgctgtgtttcagtTACTCTGTAGACGCAAATTTTGGAACTCCATTTGGAgttgctctttttttaaattggaaatatggaaataattttattgctttggAGACTTCTGGTTTTATTCAAATTTGGTGAAATTGACTGATAAGGCCAGCAGTAAtcaggatggatggatggacaacAGGCACGTGGTATACTTGTGCAGTCCTTTTGGGTCTTTGTGGGGACcagaccaaaggaaaaaaaaaaaaagcttctgctcATATTTTTTGCATCTGCTGATGAAATTCAATTTGCAAATTAGTATACATGTATAcatgagagctgctctgcttaATCTGTCTGTCTGGCACAGGCTAGGAGAATGCGTTTATACCCTCAGGCCCCAAAAAGTGCCCATAACACTCCAAGCTATATGCTGTTTCTGACAGCTGAAAACcctttctcatttaaaaaggCATGAACAGAATTGCAGATGAAAAGAGCTGACTTCCAAAGGGCTCAAGCCCTTTACTTAACCTACTTGAATACTCCTTTAAAGTTTTGGAGCAGCAGTTTCACAAGCCTAACAATAATACAACCAAAGCAATGGTCAAGCTGCACTCACAGGTTAATTACAGATTCTGCAAAATAGGCTAAAATATGAACATTTTATGAGTCTGAATGTTTAGTGAATTGAATGGTGACATCTGCTAGGTGTTCAGGTAAGAAAACCTCCCTGTCCACGTGCTTTTGTCTTGCTATAAATTCTTTTGAAGGTACCACAGAGTAGTGATGTAAGATGGGGTCCTAGGTGTGCTGGCATGATTGGAAGCATGTGAAGAGACAGGGAAGATTGTGTATGAAATCCTAATGAACCATTCCTTACATCGACTTGGTTTGGGTATTTCAGTGCCTTCTAGAGTTGCTGGATTTGGGACCTAAAATAACATGGGGTTCTAAGATTGAATGCTTAACAAGCTTTTGTATTCTTCCCAGACTGCATGGTTTATATAAATGCATACATTCACGTGCGTTGTGTGATTTAAGTGCTCAGAAGAGAAAGTTTCTTGGGTTTGCATTTTGTACAGAAAACTAGCAAGTTGTATTTGCCActgcagcctttgctgctttttatacGCTTTTGCTTACTTGAAAACAAGTTTGGTGGTaattcaagctttttttttttcccaattctgCCACTAATTTGTGTAATGAGAGGCTAGCTGCTCTATCTTTGATTCTTAAATATGAAGAAGTCAGTGTTGAGTGGGATGGTTTCATCAAAGAGTATCATAGAAATTCCAGTTCAGTCATTTATCTCCTTTCATTCATTGTGCCAAGTGCAGCTGATTATCTGAGACGTGCTCCAGGGGAATTTATCTAATGAGCTATCATTTCAGTAGTTGGTGTTTCACTAGACCaattccttctctcctttcacCCTGAAGATCTGTTGTCCTTTGCAACTGCTATTCATCCCTGTTCTTCCTGTACAGACGGTCTCCCTGTGGGGAAGCTCAGGACGCGTGGAGATGACGGCTTCCAAGTTCATGGACATCCAGCGGGCCATCCAGCCAGACTGGTTCCAGTGCATCTCTGATGGAGACACCATTTCTGGGGAAGCTGGCAGAAAAAGAGCCAAGAAGTCTGTGGATAGGTCACTTTCCTTCTTGGATATATGCCTTCAGCTGCAAGAAAAATCACCGGTAAGGTCCCCAAGATACTGAGGCAATATCACTGCAAGTGCTTCTTGGTCTCTGCTGCATCCTGGACCAGCCCCAGGAAATTGTAGTAGGAAGTTGTGTCACATGAATATCAGAGAATGCCCAGCTTACAGTCCAGAGTGGGTATAACCAGTAGCACAGtgagttttccttctttccttcctttagTAAATTATCTTCTGCACCAGGATCACCCCTCATCTCTACTCATTGAGGAGAACTgaattttaggatttttctttctgcatttggGTTGTGATGCATTTCTTTCACTTACCTTATTATTAGATGCATTGGCAAAGTGGTATCTTCTTATTCAGCTCAAGAAAACCCATCTTTTTGCTCTGAAGTCCCCTTGGTTCCAGGTGAGAGAGGATTTGATAGAATTACTAAGTgctattctttatttcttccagcAGCTTTGAAACTTCCCTCCCTTTTAGTGAAAGGAGACATACTATCTGAGTCTGCACTACAAAGGAAAACAGGTGACAGGAGTTAGTGTTTGGATCTCCTGAAAGGGATTTCCCTGTGACATCAGGTGTCTGAGAGCCAGGATAATGGcacctgctttttattttgcactAACACATCCATTGCTGAGATCCCCATTCATAAAAAGCCATGTACAAAGATGGTGTGTGGTTATTGCCTTGTATAGGGAGGTGGGAAGAATGGCATCAAAATTCTCAGTGAGTTAGTGTCAATGCAAGGAGCAGAATCTTGTCTCTACTAGTCCCATTTCTGACACATGGACTTCACAGTGTTGTGTGGGGAATAGTCTTGCGTGAGATGAAACCCCATGGCTCTGGCAAGTTCCTGGGAATGTGGGGCTTAAGTAGCAGGCATCTGAAGTCTGGGCTGTGAGATGTCTTTCATGTCTTTGGCAGAGCATGCTCTAACACTTGCAGCTTTCTCCTGGGACAGGAACTACAAGGAAGTGTAATGTTTGGGGCAGTTGAAGGTGGAGATATCTTGGAAGAGAGGCTCAGATCAGCCAGGGAGACTGCCAAGCGGCCCGTGGGTGGCTTTCTGCTAGATGGCTTCCAGGGAAGTGTCATGGCCAAGGAGACCAAGTTGAAACTGATAGCTtctgtcacagcagagctgccagaggaTAAACCAAGGTAAGTTGTGTGGGCAACATCCCAAGAAATCCATCTGTCCTATTATGAGGAGCATCTACAGGCTGCTGTGCAGTTTCTCTGTAGGAAATAATCATTGTATTGCATAGCTCTCTGTGTGTCTGACTGCATAAATTTTACCATTGTCAGGCTGCAGTCTTCAACACTTGTTTCAGTTTTTAGCTGCAACTGACACCAGGCTTTGCTCATACTGTGGGTTTGAGGAAAAGTTTTTAGGAAGAGTTACAGGTAGGATATATCAGGGTTACTTGCATTTGGAGATCATGGTTTACTTGAAGTTCATCTTGAACAAAAATGTTATTATCAAGGTATTTTACAGAGACTTCTTCTCAGTAAAAGTGTCATGTTTCCAGTTCTCTCTGTCCTGAACTGGCAGATGGCAGAGAGGGGTGCTGGCAGAACCAGCCAGTGCTTGCTACACAATCTTGGTAGCCAGCTCTGTCCTAGTACCCGAGGCACTGAGCCTGTGCACTACCCAGGGTGGTACAGGCTGGCCCAGAACAGTAGTATTCTCTTCTTGGACGGTGTGGGGCTTATTGCATATCTGAGTTGTTAGCTGTGCCTGTCAGACTCATGCCAAGGACTGGACAGGAGTGGCAGCTTTCTTAATCCTTATAACTGACTTACAGTAACTAAAGACTTCTTGAAAATGTGTGCTAATATTTGCTAGTGGTTCGGAAATGTAGGGGTTTCTTTATTGGTTTGAGCTCACTGGATTGTTCTTACCAGAGCAACTGCTACAGAAATAATATGGTTGcttttttcatcatttcctGAAGAGAATGACTGAGGCCCCATTGTgttcctgcttccctcctctGACCTAATGgtgtttaaaaggaaattaaatgcaagAGCACTGTGTCTGGTATTGTAGCTTGTTCTTGCTTAGGGGTGCCTGGGGTTGGAATTTTCCTGACAATTAGGAGGCTTGCTGTGTTGTTGCTATCCTGTGTGGTTGAGCTACTTAAAAGATCCCCTGGGAGCATTAGAGTCCAATCTGCTCCGCTAACCT encodes:
- the QTRT2 gene encoding queuine tRNA-ribosyltransferase accessory subunit 2; the encoded protein is MRLKLLGAGGGRLGSLAGLGRGGAGTLALPGCLLYTRTGAAPHLTHDTLREVRGVPGVAHIALPALAEIHDVLEEFKEGAAKFMGMPDAVLYCSLHDPVTSCPSGYNTNKTVSLWGSSGRVEMTASKFMDIQRAIQPDWFQCISDGDTISGEAGRKRAKKSVDRSLSFLDICLQLQEKSPELQGSVMFGAVEGGDILEERLRSARETAKRPVGGFLLDGFQGSVMAKETKLKLIASVTAELPEDKPRIIHGVGKPDEVLECIERGVDIFESFFPFQVTERGCALVFSYDCHPDPEATVLTQNGIQDLEKNGAQEDQEEVFKADPEMTPFEISLKDKKYHDDFGPLLEGCSCYCCQRHTRAYVHHLLVTNELLAGVLLMMHNFQHYFGFFSAIRDALRDSKLDQLKELVFRQALQGPASATLRQ